A genome region from Mercenaria mercenaria strain notata chromosome 11, MADL_Memer_1, whole genome shotgun sequence includes the following:
- the LOC123533011 gene encoding monocarboxylate transporter 9-like gives MKKVSRLESLAEERTDQSHDEKCSLVQSDKKRNYKDVHFNHVKCKIVHDKLDKTTDTNKHLTDHGTGRDKHSTPDPVIIEIVHEDAIKGNVVEIVNNSVDYDKSAKVPESAFTRYITLFKCTEVSVFYVSQFLFFAGFYLPFIYIPDKAKGDGIREDDAAWVASTIGISSIAGRIVLGYLADRPFINRMIMFKTALLMTGISSSLLPLFNTLWLLLIYAVVYGVSTGITLSLTPVVLVDIAGIDLLADAMDLNNLFSAIGSLLGPPLAGFLYDITQNYTASFLASGITMTVSGIILIATSICRKRDVHQY, from the exons ATGAAGAAAGTTTCCAGACTGGAATCCTTAGCAGAGGAAAGAACTGATCAGTCTCATGACGAAAAGTGTTCGCTGGTTCAATCTGATAAAAAAAGGAACTATAAAGATGTGCATTTCaaccatgtaaaatgtaaaattgtgCACGACAAACTTGACAAAACAACTGATACAAATAAGCATCTAACTGACCATGGTACTGGGAGGGACAAACACTCAACTCCTGACCCAGTTATTATCGAGATAGTTCACGAAGATGCCATAAAGGgaaatgttgttgaaattgtTAACAATTCAGTCGACTATGATAAGTCAGCAAAAGTTCCCGAATCAGCCTTTACGCGATATATTACACTATTTAAATGCACAGAGGTGTCTGTGTTTTATGTGTCACAGTTTCTATTCTTTGCTGGTTTTTATCTACCTTTTATTTATATTCCGGATAAAGCAAAAGGAGATG GTATTCGTGAAGACGACGCAGCCTGGGTTGCCTCTACTATAGGAATCTCGAGTATTGCTGGGCGAATTGTGTTGGGTTATCTCGCTGATAGACCTTTTATTAATAG aatgataATGTTCAAGACTGCCCTCCTGATGACAGGAATAAGTTCGTCTCTCTTGCCTCTCTTTAACACACTGTGGCTGTTGTTGATATATGCTGTTGTTTATGGTGTTTCTACTG GTATAACGTTATCACTGACGCCTGTAGTTTTGGTTGATATTGCTGGCATTGATCTACTAGCTGACGCTATGGATTTAAACAACCTGTTCAGTGCAATTGGGTCGCTTTTAGGGCCACCACTGGCAG gtTTTCTTTATGACATTACACAGAACTACACAGCGTCATTTCTGGCTTCAGGAATTACAATGACAGTTTCCGGTATAATACTCATTGCAACATCAATTTGTCGCAAAAGAGACGTACATCAGTACTAA